TAACTACTTACGTTCAAAAAGCTATAAAATAACCTaggtattaaatacctaatagttttcattttttataacctACCTATTTCTATTTAAGCCGTCGAGGTAGGCACGTCGAAATTTagaatttcaaaatgtaatatagccATACCATTTACCACTTCAGTGTATGCCGTTATATTTACTTGGTTTCAAAAACGgcttaggtaggtacatttttaggttacctaggtaacctattaCAATTGTTTTCGTTGTGCTTTGTATTTTCGTAACTTTATTGAATTTCTAGTGCACAACAATATGAgttgtacctatatcaaaatcAAACTTAAAACAACATTGtcattgaatttttaataaaacgatTTCTTATATAAGGTTaacacttatttatttaaaatttaaatatttttatatttttagataggcacctatataattattaatatatatattataatcaataaaataaacatgtaatattattatgattatactcAATAAtcgtaattgattttttttcaagacgaaaaaattaaataactatgtaacaataaataggtaggtaggtagtatataaatacttatattgaaaattaacatttttccaagttatattatttccattttcacAAAAGGTATTAaagtgattttatttattatttttacagctAATAGTCGATTGAAACACTAAGTGATAGGTAGgtatgcataaatattaaaatttggaaCCGTTGgtgaattattttcaataacataTTCCAATATTGAGTAGAGTTGTTGTATAGGAAAATTCTcggaaattataaatttaaatgtgtcTTCTTACCTGTAGGCACTTACCTATTATGTCGTGGGTAACTCGCAATACTTCCAATgaaagaattatattattgctgAGTGCTGACCTTCTCTCCTACtatgatacctacctattgaaaAGAAacggtttttaaaataatatacataatatagtttcattgattataaatagtatttataatcaatggtaataggtagaggtagtttaataaaatcaaataatattattttgttcatcaattttggaaaaaaaccaATTAGCCCGTaagtaaaaatcaataaaatattaagtaggtaggtaataggtattcattttattaagttaaaataccTACGTAAAAGGTTAGTACGTACCTACTGcagtcaaaatataatataggtaggtagtaggtactattaatcctagtacttacctataaaaaaaaaaggttaggttagattaagTATCTACAAAACAACTTATAATCcattcatacaataatattagcctgactaaagttaatttataacttttattaagctataacataggtacctataatatttcgttttcatttttatagtctgatataatattttaaccgcTTAGGATTTACTGTTTGTTACGGCgtgatacataatttattattaatataggtagcaaACTCTATTTTACACTATCATACAATTTGCAATCATTACCTACTCATTATTGTACCGTGTACATTCCACATTTATATACAAAGGATTCTAACaccattatagttataaaataaaataaatcatcatGCGTTTTCTTATGCCTATTTGTATTATCAACGacctgtatttaatatttataatatttttttaggtgcctaggtattatatattattacgttatattaatatattattaattattatcatcatggCTTATTACGcttttcattttttcttttttaataaaaatgtcaaacagcaatgacatttaaattttaaatcataatcgTAATATGTAAGTGCCTTTGTGTAGTCGTATTGTTTTGCGAATAAtggttgtaatttaatattgtttatcaaacattataataatggatcAACGGGTATATTTGTAAATTGCAAATTGTAATCAAAGTTTAGTGGCACATTGAACGTTATGGAAAACACAATATTTCATTGTTGCGTgtgcgtatattttatttgggtATTTTTAAGCAGTCAAGCATATCAATTTACgctgtgttattatttttaaagttgtataactcgtattaatattattattattattattattattattgttatatgtcTATAGTGGCATTGgcataatgatttaaatttttgttagttcgttttcattacctatattatggcaattattaattttttttctgtttgcattgttatttttttataaaatattattttagaaaatgaaaaacaaCGTTACTGCTAATTGCTAATCGTACTCATgaaatattgatacattttatattctcaatataataatataatataggtaatatactaattatatattatattattatttattatacataattaaatgtcaaattgtatagtttactgtttaacagataatatttataatattttaacatattcaGTAGTCttagatttaatttatataaaatttataaatgtacctatataatataaataaaatatatgactttAGCTGAGtttagatttaatataatatgtaatttaatatcaattttaattttctttaaatcatAGCGTAGCtacataatttgtagttttttcttaactaaaaatagttttaaagtatttttttggcatttgttattttatacacagGTACTCATTTttcttgtaataaaaaaatatataaatatagatatttatattattatataatatatttgatacacaaatattttatgatgttattatGAGTAGTTGACCAATAACTGCATAACATCTACACACCACCTACCTAAACTTTAAAACGTACATaacatacctactattttaatacttaattgaAATCAGTGacttaacttttaaatattttatataattcaaattattaataaactataaaactatGATGTTGAGGATGCCGGATTCTATTgtttttaaaccaaaaaaataattataattaagtttataaattaatgattattcagaggtgtaaatgtatatgttttatttgtttaaacaaCAATAGAAGTACTCACCTAAGTGATTTTcctgtgtaaatgtgtaatacatatatcaaaattatcaaaattaaactaattgtaAACTAAGATGGTTGGTGTAAGAAATGGTTTTTTTAGGATATATTTAGTCATTTAGATATGAATTACTATGAATTTTAAAAGTACCAACCCATACTTACACCAAATGATACAACTCACTTTATTACCTACCtggtattatgtatagtatagtcCAATTATTTTATCCGCATATAAGATTTgcataagaatttttaaaatattattaaattttcttagTACCTATAGTAGACAGTAGTTATATGCGCAAATTTAATATGGTATTACcatattttactatcataaatcataaatcattcCTAAATCTTAGCTgtggaaataaatatatgtgaACTTAAAAGGTctgtaaaaaattgtatatatgttggtatttatagttttttaggtttctgtaacaataatttataaggaaccatttatttatttttcaagcaTGAGCTATAATTTTAGGCATTTTGAactgcaaaataaattttaaatattttcaaataaacaaatgataaacataaaaatgttgaaaatttcaTTCTCTAtagaaaatgattatttaaGTGATTGGAATATTTCCAAGTTCCATTAAAGAtttagttttcataatatactgttttatataggtttagactagttattaatattattcaaataactatacctaataatacacGTTGCCTTCTAAGTTCTAATactatatgttaataataataacatgctgATTTACattgtgaattttatattaaattattattcacattaaaatgttaatggaaaaaagaataatatggGAAAAAAAGACCAAGtgcttaaattgtaatttagttAGTTTTACTCATATTGaaagttaaatttttgtaatttaagcttaaaacaaaaaaaaattgaaaacaatgatTTAACATATAAAACATTAGCTATATGTAtacttcattttaaaatatactattctaTATAGATTCTaatttatgagaaaccttgtaatacatttttaaactttttactcACAAGCATTTTCtgataataaattctaaaaatcgaaaaaaaacaagtattttaaatgtctacaaaaaGCACAAGAAGTGTcaaaagattttaaattatcgaAATTAATGTCATGtctagaaaatgtaaattataaatatttgatgattattCAAGTCTttacaattattcattttagAACCACAACCAAAACTCTAGTATTATGTCAAAATTCCTTTGTCCTTAGCactatagattatttttattaaaaaaataaattctttaatCTGTAATTCCAAagtaccaaatatatttgattttctaACAAAAAACACCCTCATAGTTGAAGTTTGAAGCATTTTTACCACTccaaaaatatcattgtaaaatcaatacatacaaCAGtatgctcagaatctaaaatcaaacttaatcttagtttaataatttggttaaattttaacaatttataaataactatgaggttacgtctaAGAGACTataacaactcaaggagaactgTCTCTGCGAGtagaataatacatatacacTAATACGTGAATcgattacctacatatatattatattagtacgtaaagctattcctttacaatGTGATAATTGTGACAATACAAGATTATctcactaaaaaaattttttaccaaaactaaacatttacaacaataaatattcttttattttcttAAGTACAGGACAAATTCTCAATTTCCTAAGTACCTACACAAAAAaagtacacaaatattaaattaaatttttatttgttttctcaaCATAATTATTCTGCACTATTCTTACTATAATTTCTCAaacttcatttaaaatttttgaacaaggttatacaaaataaataaattgcaaacaaaacattttcatttggatatttcaaatttaaacttatagtattggtatcattataatagattgccataaaaaaaaataactatgaccaaatcaacaaaatatttacctaatatttttggtattcatttttttttacaaattaaatagcCATATCGTAATCATTATCATATCGAAATTGACCATTGTTCAAAGTGGTGATTCCCAAGCCATATAAATGGCCACAGTATTTTTTACTGTCAATCATTCCCTCGAAGTACATATCTCTGATTTTGAAAAAAGCCATGCCTGTTAATAAGGAATCGCTACCAGCCTGATGTTGAGGTCCAATGCGCTTTAATTCTAGCTGATCGGCCACCTCTTGCAGACCGCCCTTTAAGTTTTTACAGCTCTTCATTAGGTACTTAATGTCATACACGCATGGAAAGTACAGAGAAAACATCTCAAAAAATTCGGACTCTTCCTGCGGTAGTTTTTCATCAGTCAACACTTTAACTAAGTAACCAAAATCAAAACTACTGTGGAATGTCATccattttaaattatccatCAACACTAAGCCagatgttattataaattcagcAAAAACTATCGGTTCAATTCCATTCTCttcatgatttttaaattggattctatgaaacaaaaatgaattttaagatataggtactatatgacAATtgcaacattaaaataaatttatcagtTACCTGGAATTTGTCAATAGTTCTATACTGTCTTGAGCATACATGTCTtctgacaaattaaatttaaaattgaactgCCATGTCGTATATTGGCCAGTGGGTGTTTTACCGTCTTCATCAAAAAACGAAAGCCCTAATTGAATGATTCTCAAAAGATCAACATTGCATCGCAACAACTGATAAAGATAATCAGCAGCTGTCTTGAAATCACCGATTGGTCGGGCTACGACCCCGGGAAATTCTGTGTCCATGGccacataacaatattttggcAATAATTTTCGTATCGATGCAAATTCTTCTTCTAAATTATGAGCCCACACGTCTTTTATACCACAATCAGACCGTGCCCATGTCTGTAGTTCTGGTTCTTGTTCATCTACTCCAGTGATAGGAGTTAGATTATTATCAGACATATCAATGGTGGTTTTGCTTTACCTgtgtaatatatgtacatataagccttaagaatttttttttaatttatacatttgtgtCTGTTAGAACATTAGGTAGATAccaaaaatattctataaatgaACAGAAACATAAGCTATATAATGTCCTCTGTATAaccattataggtactattgttagggcatattttgtttaataaaatacaacaaaacaattataaaataaatctaatttaaaaataaagaacctTTATGTACCTCATGCTCATGTATATTTTCGATTGtactatagatttattattaacatattctattgttggataaaaaaaaaatgtacctatatttttgaatattgttgcatctttataagtttattcccatataaatgcatattttattttaaaaaactaactgtagtatataagtaatttattaatagaatCAGAATACTTGCATGTATGTATGCACATTGTATTGTACTTGTAGGTGtgaatgaaattattcaaaaagaATTAAGTTATAAACTCCATAGTTTATACCACAACcacaatgtaaata
The Metopolophium dirhodum isolate CAU chromosome 7, ASM1992520v1, whole genome shotgun sequence DNA segment above includes these coding regions:
- the LOC132948811 gene encoding CCR4-NOT transcription complex subunit 7; its protein translation is MSDNNLTPITGVDEQEPELQTWARSDCGIKDVWAHNLEEEFASIRKLLPKYCYVAMDTEFPGVVARPIGDFKTAADYLYQLLRCNVDLLRIIQLGLSFFDEDGKTPTGQYTTWQFNFKFNLSEDMYAQDSIELLTNSRIQFKNHEENGIEPIVFAEFIITSGLVLMDNLKWMTFHSSFDFGYLVKVLTDEKLPQEESEFFEMFSLYFPCVYDIKYLMKSCKNLKGGLQEVADQLELKRIGPQHQAGSDSLLTGMAFFKIRDMYFEGMIDSKKYCGHLYGLGITTLNNGQFRYDNDYDMAI